In the Rhododendron vialii isolate Sample 1 chromosome 2a, ASM3025357v1 genome, GGAGTCGAATGGGTCACGGGTGGATATCTCATCATAGAGGGTGCAGAACGTAGCAAGGAAAATTGATACTAAGTTTGAATAACAAAGTGGGGTAACTCGTCCCCATTCTGGACACAAAAATAGCCATCTAAGTGATCTCAAAAGAGTTTAGGCTCACAGAAGAAGACAGCCTCCATTCAGATACCAATAAAAGGGAATTGAGGTCTCCCAAATGGATCTGTCTAGTGCACTACAATGACTGGCCAAGATCAGCTGTCCTAAGTGGAAATTTGGAAATGCAGATCAGGCTAAGTCTTCTGGCATCCGCCGAGTATAAGAAAAGTGTGTTGAACATCTAAGCACTGTCAAAAGGTCACAACTTAAACCGTGTTGTCTACACGCCGTCAAAAGCTCACAACTTCTAACAAACACTGCATGCATAGGGGGCATCGAGCCACAACAGTTTGTTGTGTAGCATTTTCGCCGCATATGGAGGTTATAACTTTACGGTCATGAAGAGCTTAAACCCCTCTCAGTATCAGAACACTCGAAAGCAATTGTTGTTTTACATATCAAGTCATCAAAATATATGCCCAGAGAATATTCACTATCTATACCAGTTTATAGGAAGGCCAACCGAATGAAGCTTGTTCCTTTTACCACGAGTCATATGGGTCACAGGTGGATATCTCATTATAGAGGGTATGGGTCACGGGTGGATATCTCATTATAGAGGGTGCAGAACGTAGCAGGGAAAATTGATACTAAGTTTGAATCACAAAGTGGGCAACTCATCCCTGTTCCAAACACGAAAATAGCCATCTAAGTGATCTCAAAAGAGTTTAGGCTCACAGATGAAGAAAGCCTCCATTCAGATTATGAAAGGGAATCGAGGACTCCCAAATGGATCTGTCGAGTCACACGACGACGACTGGCCAAGATCAGCTGTTCATGGTATACGCAAGACTTAGTGGAAATTTGGAAATGCAGATCAAACTAAGTCTAGTGGCATCCGCCGAGCAAGTGTGTTGAACATCTAAGCGCCATCAAAAGGTCACAACTTAAATTGTGTTGTCTACACGCCGTCAAAAGCTCACAACTTCTAACAAACACTGCATGCCTAGGGGGCATCAAGCCACAACAGTTTGTTGTGTAGCATTTTCGCTACATATGGAGGTTATAACTTTAAACCCCTCTTGGTATCAGAACACTTGAAAGCAATTGTTAAACACATATGGAGGTTATAATTTTAAACCCCTCTCGGTACAGAACACTCGAAAGCAATTGTTGTTTAACATAATAAGTCATCAAAATTTATGCCCAGAGAATATTCATTATCTATACCAGTTTATAGCAAATATCCGCACTGTTACATCAAATTTCTGATATCACAATTCATAACGTGGAATCAAGTtaaaagagaaaggagaaaacACAATGAGCATGTCCCAAATATATGTACATACATTTCTTCCGAAGATAACAATTATAAGAGAACAGTGAGGTGATGGTCCAATGTCGACCacctttttctttcctctctttttgttgattttcgaaTATCCCTATTTCTTATACATTCATATGATCCCAAGTATCAATGTTCCATAATCAAGAATTAGATGAAGCTACAAAGCACAACATCCTGTACATATGGAGAGAGGTTACCAGAAATCATCACCAGCTGCCGTGGACGAAGCTGAGTACGACTCATCGTCATCTTCCTCCGTCTCCATCTCCAACTCCGGCTCACTGGACCCAAACTCAGCCATCTCAATATCAGCTAAATTCTTTAAATCAACCACCGAAAGCTCATCCAAACGACTCACAACCAAGTCGGCGGCCCCAAGTTCATACACTGGATGGTTGCTAGCAACCGCCACACACTTCATTCGTGCGTCATGAGCAGCCTCCACCGTCAGGTTAGAGTTTCCGAAAACAATACACCGCTCTGGAATGAAATTCAGCTGCTGCGACGCATACAAAAACATCTCCGGATCAGGCTTCCCCCTGTGAACGTCCTCAGCCGTGACGATTACTGTAAATACACCTTTGATACCAATTTCTCCAATTGCTCTCTCAAGCGTTTTTCTTGGACGGGTGGCAACCAATGCCATGGGTATCTTGTAATGCATCAAAACATTGACAAACTCGTGAGACCCGGATCGGAATGTATATATCCCGCCTTGTAATGCTTGGTAAATCTCTTCTTTTCTAGAAGCCAGTCTTTTGACTTCTGCTGGGTCTCTCGACCAGCAGAAGACTTCGGAAATGGCTTGTTCATTTTTCATGCCTTCTATTCTACGAAGCGTGTAACCAAGGAGAGGGGATTGTCCTTCTTCCTCAGAAAGAGTTATCCAGGCTTGATTTTCAAGATCAGGATTATCTTCAATTAGGACTCCTTCCCATTCGAATATGGCACCTAACCACCCACAACCCATCCTTTCTTGTCGGAGCAAGGGGTTATGAAGTGAAGGTTTATCAGCCTTGTTCTCCGGTGGCCACAAACCTGGTTTTCGATCCGCATCAATATCAAACCCGTCCTGAAAACCCCTAAttgttctctcttcttttctactGGAATATACCTCCTTAGTCAGTTCCATTGCTTGGGCCTTAATTGCTTTAACTCCCAACCTCCGAAAATTTGTCCGAACAACCTTTCCACCGATAAAATCTGGTACAGGAATCCGACCCACACCGAATAGCTTCCTAGTGCTTGAGAAACCACTGGAATGATATCTCCCACAAACGGGCCGGTGACCCAAAAGGGATGTTGCAGCAATTGACTCCACCATCTTTACCAACTAAAAACAGCTGAACCCAAATGCTGATCTACCTTAAAAACCTACTTTGATGTAAAAGAAGTCCTTTTTTAGTGAAGCAAATTCAGAATCT is a window encoding:
- the LOC131315644 gene encoding 5-amino-6-(5-phospho-D-ribitylamino)uracil phosphatase, chloroplastic-like, yielding MVESIAATSLLGHRPVCGRYHSSGFSSTRKLFGVGRIPVPDFIGGKVVRTNFRRLGVKAIKAQAMELTKEVYSSRKEERTIRGFQDGFDIDADRKPGLWPPENKADKPSLHNPLLRQERMGCGWLGAIFEWEGVLIEDNPDLENQAWITLSEEEGQSPLLGYTLRRIEGMKNEQAISEVFCWSRDPAEVKRLASRKEEIYQALQGGIYTFRSGSHEFVNVLMHYKIPMALVATRPRKTLERAIGEIGIKGVFTVIVTAEDVHRGKPDPEMFLYASQQLNFIPERCIVFGNSNLTVEAAHDARMKCVAVASNHPVYELGAADLVVSRLDELSVVDLKNLADIEMAEFGSSEPELEMETEEDDDESYSASSTAAGDDFW